GTTGCGCCGGCCGGTGAACAAAGCCCGCTTCATGACCGAAGTTACAGCGGCGTTGCGGCGCTTCAATCTTGGTAAAGATGAAATGGAGCAGGCGCTGAGCGAGTTGCAATCTGAAGGCGTGTTAATCGTGCGCGCGAATTTCTGCGCCGATCCCCATCTGGCCAACGTCGACCTCCGTGTGGCGGCACTGCTTGACGAGGCGGCAGGGGCGGAGGCGCACGCGCTGGCATTGCATGAGATCGATCTGGCGTGGAATAAATGGCTGGGTGAGTATCTGGCGAATCATCGGTGCGGCTAGGCCTTCGGCATTACAGATTGCAAATCCCAGATTCCAAAAAGATATTAGCGGATTTGAAATCTGGAACTGCAATTTGAGATTCTGGGCGGAGCGAAGAAATGCGTGTAGCAGTCGATATAGGCGGGACATTCACCGACGTGGTGGTGTTCGATGAAGGGCGGCGCGATCTGTCGCTGGCTAAAACTTTGTCGACGCCAACGGAGTTGGCCCGCGGCGTTCTCGATGGCTTGATCAAAGCGGCGGTGCGCTTCGAGGAGATGACGACGTTGATTCACGGGTCGACTGTCGTTGTCAACGCGGTGATCGAGCGCAAGGGGGCGAAGACGGCGCTGGTGACGACCAAAGGATTTCGCGACGTGTACGAGATTGGCCGGATCAATCGGCCGGAATCTTTCAATCCGCGCTTTCGCAAGCACCGGCCGCTGGTGCCGCGGGAAGATGTTTTCGAAGTGAGCGAGCGCATGCTCGCCGACGGTTCGGTGCGCACGCCGTTCGATGAAAACGAGGCGCGGGAAGTCGCGCGAATTATTAAAGAGGAAAGCTTTGAGGCGGTGGCGGTTTTGTTTCTCCACTCCTACCGCGCGCCGGAGCATGAGCTGCGCATGCGCGAGATCCTTCTCGCCAGCGAGCCGAAGTTGTTCGTCAGCGTCTCGCACGAGCTGTCGCGCGAGTATCGCGAGTACGAGCGGACTTCGACGGTAGCGGCCAATGCCTACGTCGGGCCGATTGTCAGCCAATATCTCGGCGATCTTGAGCGGCGTTTACACGATAAAAAATTTGCCGGCAACTTGATGATCATGCAGTCCAACGGCGGGTTATCCGACGTCGAGATGGCGCGTCGGCAATGTATTCAGATGATGGAATCGGGACCGGCGGGCGGCGTGGTCGGCACCATGGCGCTGTGCGAGTTACTCGATCTCGAAGCGGCGATCGCCTTCGACATGGGCGGCACGACGGCCAAGGCGTGCGTCATCAGGCGCGGCGAGCCGAGTTTGTCGCCGGATTATTTTATCGGCGGCTACAACGAAGGCTTGGCGATCCGCATTCCCGTGCTCGACATCGTCGAAGTCGGCACCGGCGGCGGCAGCATCGCGTATTTGGATGAAGGCGGCGGGTTGCACGTCGGTCCACGCAGCGCCGGCGCCGAGCCCGGTCCGGCGAGTTACGGCCGTGGCGGTAGCGAGCCGACGGTGACCGATGCCAACGTGATTCTCGGCCGGCTGTCGCCGGAAAATTTTCTCGGCGGCGAGATGCGTCTCGATCGCGCTGCGGCGGAGAAATCTTTGCGCGATTGTCTCGCAGTGCCACTGAATGTTTCGTTAGAACGCGCCGCGGCGGGCATGTTGCAAGTGGCGACTTCGGCGATGGCCAACGCGGTGCGCCATGTGACTTTGGAGCGCGGTCTCGATCCGCGCGACTTCACGCTGGTCGCTTACGGCGGCGGCGGGCCGCTGCATTCGGCATCGGTCGCGAAGGAATTGTCGATTGGCAAGATCATTATTCCCAACGCGCCGGGTCATTTCTCCGCGCTCGGCATGCTCATGGCCGATTTGCGCCGCGATTATGTGCAGACGCTGTTCGAGCGCATGGACGATCTCGATATGAGCGCGCTGGAAGCGCAGTTTCAAAAACTCGAAACCGAAGGGCGCAAGGCGTTGGAGGAATCCGGCATCTCCACCGATCGCATCGTCTTTGAGCGCGCCGCCGATATGCGCTACGTCGGTCAGGAACACGCGGTGGCGGTGCGCATGCCGGCGTTCGTAGGTGACGAAGCGGCGCGCGCCGAAGTGAAGCGGCGCTTCGACGAAGCCCACGACCTTCGCTACAGTCATAGCGCACCGGAAGAGTCCGCCGACATCGTCAGCCTACGCGTGTCGGCCATCGGTCGATTGAACAAACCGGAGTTTCCGCTAATCGCCAAAGGTGAGGTGTCGCCGCCGGCCAACGCGCGGCGCGGCGAACGGGCGGTGAATTTTGAAGGCGTCGGCGCGCTGGCCGCGGCGGTATTCGATCGCGCGCAATTACTTCACGGCAACGTTATCCACGGACCGGCGATCATCGAAGAGGTGGCGTCGACGACCATCGTCGAGCCCGGCGATAAAGTTGCGGTGAATAGTTTTGGCCATCTGGTGATGGAGCTGGGCGAATCTTAGTCTCGTACCGCAGCGGCGCGAGGTCGGAAAAAAGAAGAGAAGGGGAATAACCACGAAATACACGAAAAGCACGAAAGGAAGAAATTTAGATTCTTAACCTTTTCGTGGGTTTCGTGTTTTTTGTGGTTAAACGTCTTCTCCCGTAGGGGCGAAAAATATTTCGCCGCTAATGCAGCAGGTCATTGGCGAGCTTGATCGCTTTGGGCCAGAGTTGGGTGAGCACTTCTTCGCTGGAGTTTTCTCGCTTTTGATTTTCTTCGAAGCTCAAAAAATCTTTTGACGCGCGGGTGCCGAATTCCATCAGCCACTTGGTGTCGACGTCGAGTCTCCTGGTCGCTTGGCCCATCGCTTTACCGTAGGTCTCTTGACCTTCTTTGCTGAGCAGCCAATTGACAATAACTTTGGTGGCGTTGGGATGGCTGGAATTTTTCACCACCGATAACGCGCCGCTGCCGCTGCTGGTATAACTGCCTTCCTTGGCTTCCGGCAGCGGTTTGATCGGCAGGTTGGCTTTGATGAACGGCGCCAGCGTATAGTAGGTGAGGCCGATGGTGATGGTGTAGCGCCCCTTGGCGAGGCCTTCGCCAAGTAGCCGCTGGTCGCGCGATAGCGTCAGTTCTTGGCCCGCCAGTTTGCGCAAAAACTCTTCGCCCTTCACTTTGTAAAAGAAACTCCAGCTCGAGGTGCCGCCGCCGGCGGAGCGCGGGTCGAGGATGGCGATCTTGCCTTTCCATTTCGGGTTTAGTAGATCGTCGAAACCGCGGTATTCGTCGGCTTTCAACTGCTGCGTGTTGTACCATGAGTTTTCCGACTGATAGGCTTGAAACGAGTAGAGAAATTTCTTGGCGTTGTCGGCCCAGACATGGCCGCCGTACCACCGTTTCGCTTCTTTAACTTCCGGTAGGATCAGCAACGGTTCGATGGCTTCGAGAATTCTCGCGTTCAACAGATTCAGCGGCGTCAACGAGCCGCTGACGAGCAGATCGAAGTAGCGCACGCCGGCGGCATGTTCGGCGGCGATCTTGCCGGCGTTGGCCGGCCCCCGACCGGTGGCGAGTTCGATTTCGATGCCGGGAAAGCGTTTGCTGAAAGTTTCATCGAGCGCTTTGCGCAGCTCGGCGCTGGCGGGAATGCCGGCGACGACTCTGCCTTCCTTCCTGGCCGCCTCGACGGTTTTGTCCCATTCGGATTGCCCAGCCGGTTTGGTTTCGGCGGCGAAGAGTTGATTGGCCAGCAGCGCGGCAAGAAATAGGATTGTGAAAATAAACATTGTCGTTCGCATCATGGGATTACCTCGTCCGTCATTTTCGCCGTCGCGGAAATGACGGGGAGGGCGGACACATCGGTCCGCCCCTACAGGAGAATCGTGAATGGCGAAATATGCGAGCATGTGGGCATTGTCTGCTACTTGAGAAAATCTTCGGCGATTTTTCGGCTGCGCGCCCAGTATTTGTTGACGGTTTCTTCCGTGTAGTTTTCCATGCGGTTACTTTCTTCGGCGCTGACGAAGTCTTTGCTGGCGCGGGAGCCGATTTCCGCCAACGCTTTGGTGTCGACATCCAAGCGCCGCGTCGCCTGGCCCATCGATTTGCTGTAAATATCTTGGCCTTCTTTGCTGAGCAGCCAGTTGATGAAAATTTTAGTGGCGTTGGGATGGAGCGAATTCTTCACCACGGTGAGCGCGCCGCTGCCGCAACTGGTGTAGCTGCCTTCTTTCATGTC
The nucleotide sequence above comes from Deltaproteobacteria bacterium. Encoded proteins:
- a CDS encoding extracellular solute-binding protein, translated to MLAYFAIHDSPVGADRCVRPPRHFRDGENDGRGNPMMRTTMFIFTILFLAALLANQLFAAETKPAGQSEWDKTVEAARKEGRVVAGIPASAELRKALDETFSKRFPGIEIELATGRGPANAGKIAAEHAAGVRYFDLLVSGSLTPLNLLNARILEAIEPLLILPEVKEAKRWYGGHVWADNAKKFLYSFQAYQSENSWYNTQQLKADEYRGFDDLLNPKWKGKIAILDPRSAGGGTSSWSFFYKVKGEEFLRKLAGQELTLSRDQRLLGEGLAKGRYTITIGLTYYTLAPFIKANLPIKPLPEAKEGSYTSSGSGALSVVKNSSHPNATKVIVNWLLSKEGQETYGKAMGQATRRLDVDTKWLMEFGTRASKDFLSFEENQKRENSSEEVLTQLWPKAIKLANDLLH
- a CDS encoding hydantoinase/oxoprolinase family protein, whose amino-acid sequence is MRVAVDIGGTFTDVVVFDEGRRDLSLAKTLSTPTELARGVLDGLIKAAVRFEEMTTLIHGSTVVVNAVIERKGAKTALVTTKGFRDVYEIGRINRPESFNPRFRKHRPLVPREDVFEVSERMLADGSVRTPFDENEAREVARIIKEESFEAVAVLFLHSYRAPEHELRMREILLASEPKLFVSVSHELSREYREYERTSTVAANAYVGPIVSQYLGDLERRLHDKKFAGNLMIMQSNGGLSDVEMARRQCIQMMESGPAGGVVGTMALCELLDLEAAIAFDMGGTTAKACVIRRGEPSLSPDYFIGGYNEGLAIRIPVLDIVEVGTGGGSIAYLDEGGGLHVGPRSAGAEPGPASYGRGGSEPTVTDANVILGRLSPENFLGGEMRLDRAAAEKSLRDCLAVPLNVSLERAAAGMLQVATSAMANAVRHVTLERGLDPRDFTLVAYGGGGPLHSASVAKELSIGKIIIPNAPGHFSALGMLMADLRRDYVQTLFERMDDLDMSALEAQFQKLETEGRKALEESGISTDRIVFERAADMRYVGQEHAVAVRMPAFVGDEAARAEVKRRFDEAHDLRYSHSAPEESADIVSLRVSAIGRLNKPEFPLIAKGEVSPPANARRGERAVNFEGVGALAAAVFDRAQLLHGNVIHGPAIIEEVASTTIVEPGDKVAVNSFGHLVMELGES